The Alphaproteobacteria bacterium genomic interval CCGACCTGTGGCCCCATTGTTTCGTCATCCGCCGGTTCGGCAATAACAGCTTTCCCTATTTCCACTATCTGGGCTCGGCCCTCAGGACCTATTCCGGCATCTATCTGAGCGGCCGGTTCGACTGGACCCAGACACTGCTGGACAAGGCGGTGCGGGACTTCCGCCGCGTCTTCGATGAAGGGGCGCCGCTGCTGCATGAAGATTCACTGACCCGCTTCGATGGCGGGCGCCTGCTGTTCCGAAGCGTTCTTTTGCCGCTGAGCGACGATGGCCGGTCGGTGGATTTCGTGCTCGGCGCGGCCAACGGCATGACCTTGGCGCCCGACGGCGGCGACAGTGACGGTGATGGCGACGGTCTGGACGTGGCCAGTGCCGTGCAGGACGAGCGCGGCCAGGTGCGCGGTGATCCGGGCATGATCGCGGATGCGGCGGCCGATTGCCTGGTCCGTGACGAGCAGGCCCAGATGCGCCAGCTCCGCGATCTGGCCGTCAGCGTGGCGCGGCTGTTTCGCCGCCCCTGATGGAGCCGGCCTGGCCAGCGTCCTTCTGATGGCCCCCTGACGGCCCCTGACCATTCGTGCGCCGCCCCTTGTGGTGAGGCAGCGGGCTTGCTTTCCCCGGCCAGCCGCGGGAGCCTTGGACCGGGCAATCGAGCGCTTTGGGGGGCTGGCATGGACGGGGACGCAATGGAGCGAGCAGCGGAGATTCTGGCGGAACTGCGGGTACGGCCGGAGTTCCGGTTGAACGCCCTGCCGGACGAGGCGACGCCGCCAACCATCGACGAAGCCTATGACATTCAGGAGCTGGTTCACGACCGGCTGCGCGGCCGCGGGCTGGGCGAAGTGATCGGTCACAAGCTGGCCTGTACGACGCGAGTCATGCAGCAGCGTATCGGCATCGACCATCCGTGCCCCGGCGGCGTCTTCGCCAACCGCGTCTATCAAGGTCATGTAGATATCCCGCGCGCTACGGCATTTCGCGCCATGGGCTGTGAGAACGAGATCTGCGTGGTTATGGGAACGGCGACCAGGCCCGAGGACGCCCCCTTCAGCGCCGCCCACATCCGCGACAGGACCGAGGCGCTGATGACCTGCATGGAGATCGGCCATTCCCGCTATACCTACGATGAGGAAACGCGGAAAAACGACGCCCGGACCATCGTCGCCGACGATTCCTGGGGCTGGGGCTGCGTTCTGGCGGAGCCGGTGACGGACTGGCAGTCGCTGGATCTGTCCCGTCTGGTGGCCCGCACAATCCTCAACGGTGAAGTCATCGGTGAGGGATACGGGGATCTGCCGCTGGGCGATCCGTTCGCCGCCGTCGCCTGGCTGGCCAACCAGCGGGCGAAGCGCGGTCAGGGCATCGCCGCAGGAGCCTTCATTTCCACCGGTAGCGTCGTCGCCCCGGCGCGGATCAGCGCCATCGGCGATCAGGTGAGCTGCGAGATCGAGGGTCTTGGACGGACCAGCGCCACCGTGGTCGCCTGACAGCGCCATGACCGGGCCCGACCGGCCAGCGGCGCAGCGTGCGCTTGATCACTATGGCCAGGTGTGGGACTGGCGGCGTCAGATGCAGGCGCTTTATGAGACGGTGCGGCGGAGCCAAGACCCGGTTCAGGCCTGGTGCCACTGGCGCGACAGCCGGGACCGGCTATTCGCCGGGCATCCGCAAAGCCCGCTGTCGCCGGCGCAACGGCGCCACTTCAGCGGGCTTTCTTATTTCGACTATGACCCGGAGATGCGCTTCAGCGTTGGCCTGATCCCGGCATCGGATGCGGCGGCGGAGGTTCAGGATCTGGGCGGTGGCCACAGTCTGCGGTTGATTCCCTTTGCCCGCACCTGTGGCCTAAGTCCAAAACTGGAACGGGAAGGGCTGCTGTACTGGCTCGATGGCTATGCCGGCGGTTGCTTCTTCGCCTTTCGCGATGACACCAGTGGCGGCGAGACCCATAGTGACGGTCGCTTTCTGCTGGACACTATCAAGAGCGCCGATCTCGGCGAGGCGGATGGACAGTTGATTGTAGATTTCAACTTCGCCCACCACGCCTCGTGCGCCTACCAGGACAATCCTCACTGGATATGCCCGGTGGCGCCGGCGGCCAACCATTTTCCCCCGGCCATTCGGGCGGGGGAGCGATTCCCTAGAAGTGGCGGATAATTCCGGGCTCGATGCCGATGCCGGTGGTCGTCCCGGGCCCCAGAACCTCGTCACTGACCCGCTGCAATTCGTTCGTCAGGGCCGGGTAGTCCAGCGTCAGCAGTTCCTCGCCGCGCACCGACTGCGGCAGGGTGCTGAGAGCGAGGGTGAAGGCATTTCTCAGGCGCGCCACTTCCTTCTCCGCGCGGCGGCGACCATCACGGCTGGTGAACGACACCGTGACATGGACGACCTGCTGGCGATACGCGCGGTTGTCATGAATCAGCGGCACGGACAGGTCGCGTAGTTCCAGCGCCAGTTGTGGCGATCCCTTAGCCAGCTCCAGCAATCCGTGTCCCGGTACGGTCGCCGGCTTGTCCAGCAGATAGCCAACCACCAGGGAGCCGGCCGCCGCACCGAGCGCCAGCGCCAAAAGGCCTATGACCGTGCGTTTGAAACTGCGGGCGGGGGGCAGATCATTGGCCGAGTCCGCCATATCAGCCTCCGTTCCACCGCGCGCCGGCGGCTGCAGTCATGGCCCATGGTTTCGCCAGAAGGCCCATCACGACCACATGGCGAACAGCAGTTGGAGCCAGTTCCGGGTCTGGGTCATGACCACCATGCCGATTGCGCCAAGTACGGCCAGGGCAAACAGCCACCAGAGAGTCCCCATGCGACGCCGCGGCGGCGGGTTCAGAATCCTGATGGTGTGGCCCGCTTGTGTCGAATCGGAGATCATGTTGTCGCGCCGCGCCGCCGCTGTCTCACCCGGCGACTTTCGCGACTGGCGAAAGACCGTCGAGCCACGAAACAGGCTGGACGCCACATCAAACTTCTCATGGGTCACGCGCACGCTTTCACAGCGCCCCTCATTGATGATCCGGCGCGCGTCATCGATCGCCTCGTGCCGCTCAGCATAGGTGGCGTGGCTGGACCATCGCCCATCCCGAAAGATGGCGATTTCATAGAAGGTCGGGACGCTCATACCAAGGCGACCTCTCCGGATTCTGCCGCCAAGCGCACGACGGCGTAGAACCCTAGGTAAGCCACCTTGGTTAACCGGGCGTAAAGGCTCCGGGCTGGTCGCGGCCTGGTAGAGCCGGCGGGACGGCCGTCCTACACCGCGGCGGAGCCACCGGATTTGGCGTCCGAGGCCGCATGCCACGTCCCGCCCCGGTCACGCCAGACCGCATTGGGCCGGCCAAAAGACCAGGATAAGTAACTGTCCTGATTGACCTGAACCGTGTGTCCACGGTCCATCAGCGCCCCGATCACAGGCTCGCCCAGCCGCTCGTCAACCACGAGTTCCTGGCCTTCGGTGTGCAGTCGTGGGTGGTCGAGCGCCGCCTGGATCGCCATGCCATGGTCTACCCGGTTGAGGAAGGCGTGGAACAGACAGGTGGGGATGCGGAAACCGCCGGCCCCGGCGGTTGCGCCGACGGGGACGCCCTGGCGATAGACGGTCATCAGCGGTGCGCCATAGACCGGCATGCGACCGGGCGCGACGGAGTTGGCCAGGCCAGGCCGCGGATCAAACCATTGCATGGCGTTGCCGAGAAAGACTCCGCTGTCGGGCACCAGGACCAGCGAACCAAAGCTGGATCCCAGGCTGGTGATGAAGCTTGCGATATTGCCGTCGCTGTCGCCGACGGTCACCGCCGTGGTGCCAGGCAGCGGCGCGGTCTCGCCGCCGGCCAAAGTCCCGGCCGGCCGCGGGCGGCCCTCGAACGGCCAGGGGTCGCCCGGCCCGTAGCCGCCCCTGCCCATGGCCTTTGCCATATTGATGCGCGCCGCCTGGACCTGACCATAGGGTTTGGCGGCAAGGCCCCGGCGCGGCGCATCGGCGGCTGCGGGATCGGCCGGATAGTGGAAGGTATCGGCGAAGGCCAGGGCCAGCGCCTCGGCCACCAGATGACGGTAATCTGCGCCATCGGGGTCCATGGCGGCGACGTCAAAGCGCTCCATGATGTTGAGAAACTGCGGCCCCAGCAGGTCCGAGCACGTGGTGTAGGTGTGGTCGCGATAGGTATACAGCGCCTCATCGAAGACCGATGGCTGATAGCCGGCCAGATCGGCCGCCGTCAGTACGCCATTGTTGGCCTTCATCTCCCGGTCAATGGCCTCGGCGATGCTGCCTGTATAGATCGCCGCGGCGCCCTCGTGCGCGACACGCTTGAGAGTGCGGGCCAGATCAGAGGTGTCGAGACGATGGCCGGGGCCTTCCCAGCCGTCGGTGCCGCGCACCAGCCCGTTGGCCACCTGCGGCACACGGCCGCCCGGCAGCAGCGCCTCGCGCGCCCGCGGAAAGCCCTCCAGATCCTCCACCCGGCCGAGAATGGCGTTCTGAATCTCACGATCAATATAGGGGCCGACCTCGGCCGCGCCGATGGCTTCTTCCATCAGGGTGGGAAGGGGCAGGGTGGCGAACCGTTCATGGGCGGCGCAGATGCCGGCGACCGTGCCGAACACACCCACCGAGAGATGCCCGGTATGCTTGATCCGGCGGGTGTCATGGCCGGAGCGGCGCAGGGCCTCGGTATAGGCGGCCGGCGTGGCGCCACCCGGAGCTCGGATGTAGTGGTCGATGCCTATTGTCTTGCCAAGCTTGGACATGTGCACGGTCAGCCGGCCGTGCCCGCCCAGCCCGGCCGATGCCGGCTCCACCACATAGGCCATGAAGGCGGCAGCAATGGCGGCATCCACAGCGTTGCCGCCCTTCGCCAGAATACGGGCGCCAGCGGCGGCGGTACGCAGATTGCCGGCACCGACGGCGCCGCGCTCGCCGGCCACCTCATCCCGGCCAAAGCGTGCCCGTCCAAGCTGCATGACTGGTCCTCCGGTTCAGATGGCGGCGACGCCAGTGCCCCAGTTGGGCGCGGCGCCCGCGGTCAGTGTCTTGCGTCGCGGGTTGTAGGCAATCGCCGTGATGCGCCCGAAATTAACGGCGCCGGGCTCTTCGCGCACCACCTGCACGTCATGACCGGCATTGGCCAGCTTGTCGCGCACCTTGGTCGGGATACGGTCGTCCACCACGGTCTCCGCCCCTTGCGAATGAACGCGCGGATGATCGATGGCCTGCTGCACGCCCATGCGGTGGTCGAGCACGTTCATCATGGTGTGCAGCACACCGCCTTCAATGCGATAGCCGCCGGACCCGGCGCCGGCGAAGCGCGCCTTGCCGCCCTTCCAGGCGACGATGGCCGGCGCGGCGAAGATCGGCATCTTGCCGGGCACGATACGGTTGGGATGATCCGGCCGGGGGTCGTAATTCTGCATGGAGTTGTTCAGGAAGACGCCGGTTTTGGGCTCCAGAACCAGGCAGCCGAAACCACTGGTCAGGCTGACGATGGTGGAGGCCATGTTGCCCCAGCGGTCGGCCGCCACCATCTGGCTGGTGCCGTCACGCCGTGCGGTGGTCGGCCGCGCCTCCAGACGCTCGGGCGCCGGCCAGCGGTCGTCATAGGGCCAGGGGTCCCCCACCGCCACGGGACGCGACTGCGCCTTGCCCATGCGAATCAGTTTGCGTCGGGCGTCAGCGAAGGCCTCGCTGGCCAGGCCATTGACCGGTGCTTTCTCGAAATCCGGATCGCCATAGAGCGCGATGGAATCCGTAAAGGCCAGGGCCAGGGCTTCCGCCGCCAGATGGCGATACTCATAGCTGTCCGGGCCATAGCCCCGCAGGTCATAAGCGTCGAGAATATTCAACGCCTCGTAGGCCACCTGATCGAAGCAGCTTGTATAGCGATGGCCGCGATAGCGCGACGGCTTTTCACGCAGGATGCGGGTGCGATAGCCCTTGATGTCGTCGGCCGAGAGAATGCCGCCATTGGCAGTGACGAAACGGCCGATGGCTTCCGCCACGCGGCCCGCATGGAATCCGGCGGCGCCTTTCTTCGCGATCTCCTTGAGAGTCCCGGCCAACGCTGTCTGGTCCAGACGCTGGGCGCTCTTGCCGCTGTAGGGGACCCGCGGCAGACGACCGCCGGGCAACAGCATCGCCGCCGTTTCCGGCAGGGAGCGAATGGTGTCCTCCAGATTGACGATGGTGGTCAGGTGCTGCCAGGTGAAGCGCAGACCTTCCTCCGCCGCCTCGATGGCGGGCTCCAGCACCTGGGAGAGAGATAGCTTGCCGAACGCTTCATGGGCGTCACACAGGCTGCGCACGGCGCCGGGGACGGCCGGCGACAGGAAACCTGCTTCCGCCTTGCGACCCTTGGTCACGGGATGACCATAGTAGTGGCCGGTGGTGCTGGTATCGATCTCAAACATGTCGGCGCGGGCACGGGACGGCGCCCGCACATAGCCGTCGAAGGTAATGCTCTCGCCACGCTTCTCGATCCACACCGTGGTGTGCGCATAGCCGCCGACGCCGCAGGACGCCGGCTCCACCACAAAACCGGTGAAAGCGGCAGCGACCATGGCATCCACCGCATTGCCGCCAGCCGCCAGGACGCGCGCGCCGGCCTCTGCCTCACGCTCATGGCCGGCGGCGACTACGCCGCGGTCGGATTCCACTTCCTCACGTGAATAGACAGGCTTGCTGCGCGTAATGGTGCGGGCCATGACCGTTCCCCCCGGTTCGTTCTGAAGTGCCTGGTGGCGGCACGGCGCCATGATGCACCACGGCCGCACGATGCCAAGGGGGCGTCGCGGCCGCCGCAGTCAGTATCCGGCGACCCCGGTCATCCACACAGGCCCGGCGCCGGCCGTCCACACCTTGCGGCGGGCGTTCCAGGCGATGGCACAGACGCGGCCGAAATTGAGCCGCGACGGGCCTTCCTCCACCTCCACCACATGGTGGCCGACGCGGGCCAGGCGGTCGCGCAGACGCGCTGGCAACCGCACATCGGCATAGGTTTCCTGGCCCTGGCAATGGACTTTCGGGCTGTCCACCGCCTGCTGCAGGCTCTGGCCGAAATCAATCAGGCCGCACATGGCGTGCAACACGCCCGTGGTAATGCGGTAGTTGCCTGAGCCGGAGCCGGCAAAACGCGGCCGACCTCCTCGTGCAGCGACAATGGCCGGAGCGGCGAAGATCGGCATCTTGCCGGGGGCGATGGAATTGGGATGGCCTGGCCGCGGGTCGAAATTGGCCATGGAGCCGTTGAGGAAGATGCCCAGTTCCGGGACATAGAGCATGCCGCCAAACCCGGGGCCGATGGACAGGCAACTGGCCGCCATATTGCCCCAGCGGTCGCCGGCCACAACCTGGCTGGTGCCGCTGGTGCGGCCGAGGGTGGCCGTCGGTTCCGGCAGCGGCTCGGGCGGCGGAAACGACTCCTCGTAGGGCCAGGCGTCCATCACCCGGACCGGTCGCGGCAGGGCGCGCCGCAGGGACAGGCCACGGGCCCTGGCAGCGGCGAAGACCGGGCTGGCCAGTCCGTTCACCGGCGCTCTGACGAAATCGGGGTCACCGTACTGGGCGATATTGTCGGTGAAAGCGACGGCCAGGGCTTCGGCCATGAGATGGCGATACTCGAAGCTGTCGGGCCCATATTTCCGCAGATCATAGCGTTCCAGAATATTCAGCGCCTCATAGGCGACCTGATCGTAGCAGGACACATAGTGGTGGCCGCGATAGCGCGCCGGTCGCTCTTCGATGATGCGAGTGCGATAGGACTCCAGATCCGCCGCCGACAGAATACCGCCGTTGGCCGCCATATAGCGGCCGATGGCGCGAGCGAAGGCGCCCCCATGAAAGGCACGCTTGCCACGCCGGGCGATATCCTTGAGCAGGCGGGCCAGGCGCGAGGTGTCCATGACATCGCCTGTGGGATCCTGGTGCGGTGTCTGCGGCACCCGTCCGTCAGCCCGCAGCAGCAGTTCCGCATCGCCGGCAACCGCCTGAATCTCCGGCAGCCGGTCGGCGATGGACATCTTGTCGAGCCAGGTGAACGACACACCGGCCTCGGCCGCCTCGATGGCTGGTTCCAGAACCCGTTTGAGGGGAAGCCGGCCAAACATGGCATGGGCGTCGCAGAGACCGGCCACCGCACCAGGCACCGCCGGGGCCAGGAACCCGGTGACGTTGTGCCGTCCCACCGCATGGGGGTAGCCATAATAGGTGGGCGGCACACTCCAGTCGGGTTCGAACATGTCCGGCCGCGCCTTGAGCGGCGCCCGCACATAATGATCGAAGGAGACGAACCGGTTGGCCGCGGCCAGCCAGACGGAGGTGTGGCCATACCCGCCGACGCCGCACGAGCGTGGCTCCACCACAAACGCCGTGAAGCCGGCCGCCACCAGGGCATCCACCGCATTGCCACCGGCCTGCAGGATACGCACCCCGGCATCGGCCTCCGCCTGATGGCCACCGGTGCAAATGCCGCGCGGGGCGGCGATCTCGGTGCGCGTGTACAGGGCCTCGCTGCGTAGAGTCACGAACGTTTTTCCCGTATGTAATTCAGTATGATAGCAGGCCTGTTTACGCAGCCGTCTCATATAGCGGCGTGGCCGGATACGGGGTCACCGAGGCATCGCGCCGCAGCACCTGGCCTGCCCTGGCGCCGGTATCCTGGCCCTGGCGCCATGCGGCCTGACCATTGACCATCACCAGGTCGATACCGACCGCCGGCACGGCCGGCTTCTCCCATGTGCCCTGTTCATCGATAGTGGCCTCGTCGAATACGACGATGTCAGCGGCCATGCCGACGCCAATGAACCCGCGATCGGCGAAACCGAACTGGCGGGCGCTGAGCCCGGTCATTTTGAACACCGCCATTTCGGTGGGAAACATGGCCTCTTCCCGAACGTAGCGGGCGAAGACGCGGGGAAAGGTGCCCCACAGCCGCGGGTGGGGCATGTCGTCGGCCGGCAGACCGTCGGAGCCGATCATGGAGGAGGGATAGCCGACGATGGTCCGCACATCGTCCTCGTCGAGCTGAAAATACACCGCGTTGGCCGGCACCAGACGTTCGGCCGCCTGCACATTGGTGGCGCAGTCCCATTCCGCCGCCACCTGGCTGATTTCCTTGCCGACCATTTCCGGATGCTGAACGCACCGGGTAATGAGCACCTTCACGCCCGGCTGACAGCGGTTGGGATCCAGAGTCTTGGAGCTGGCGGCATAGGGATAGACGTCGAGACCGATGGTCTGCCGGCGGCGGGCCCGCTCAATCTGGGCGAGGGTCGGCGCCGCCTTGCCGAAATTGTCACGGCCGGAGCACTGGTGATGGGACACGACCATGGGCAGGCCACCCCGGTGGCCGATGTCAAAGGCCTCTTCCAGCGCCTCTTCGATGCCGGCGAAGTAGGCCCGGTGGTGACAGGTGAATATGCCTCCGTGCCCGGCGGCAACCCGGGCGAGCCGCACCACTTCCTCGGTGGAGGAGCCAAGCGCCGCCTTGTAGTCGAGGCCGGTGGACAGACCAATGGCACCGTCCGCCATGGACTGCGCCATGTCGCGCTCCATCGCCTGAATCTCGTCTTCGCGAGCAGCCCCGCCAAGATCGCTCACATGGCGATGACGCAGGGTGGTATGGCCGACCAGCGGCGCGGCATTGATCGCCGGCGGATGGGAGCCGAGCCAGGCGATATAATCGGCGAAACGCGGAAAATCGAAGCCGCGATCACCCAGCAGATCGAGAGGGTCGGGCGGCCAGCCGCCGGGCGCCAGGGTGAATGGAGCGGCACTGGCCCCGCAATTGCCAACCACCACGGTGGTCACGCCCTGGCTCAGCTTCGGCGTCATGGCCGGCGTGTTGACCAGGGCGCAGTCATCATGGGTGTGCACGTCTATGAAGCCGGGCGACACAATACGGCCGGCGGCATCCAGCTGGGTGTCGGCGGACCACGCGGCGAGATCGCCGACAGCGGAGATGCGGCCGTCCGTCACCGCCACATCAGCGCGGTAGCGCGGCGAATTGCTGCCGTCAATAACCCAGCCGTTGCGGATGATGGTGTCGGCGCGCCCAGTGGTCACAGCTCCGGTGGTCATAAAGATGTCTCCCCGTCGATCCGGCCCTGCGCCGATCCGGCGCCGCCTTGCTGCCCACTAAATCACGCTCCGGGACACTCGCCCATCCACGGCGCGGCGACCAGCCCGTCAATGCAGGATGCTCCACCGGCCAAGCCTGCACTACACTACCAGCCATGAGCGAGCAGAAGACAGAGCCGGGCCGCCCGGCAACCCAGCACAGCGTCGTGGTCGCCGACCCCAGCCCGCTGGTGCGCGATGCGCTGGTGCGGCTGTTCAGCGGTGATCCGCGGTTTCGCCTGCACGCCGCCGTCGGCGATGGCGAGGCATTCCTTGACGCCGTGGATCAGGCCCATGTGGCGCTGGGCGTCATCGGCTGGACATTGCCCAACCTCAGCGGGCAGGGGGTCCTCAACGCGCTGCGCCACCGCGACCGCAAGCCGCGCATAGTGGTCTATGCCGGAACGGCGGAGCGTGATGTGCCGCGACAGGTGATGGCCGCCGGCGGCGCCGGGTTTTGCTCGCGCGATGAGACCGCAGAGTATCTGCTGAGCGTGGCCGACGCCGTGGCGCGCGGCATGATGGTCTTTCCGTTCGTTGACGTGCGCACCCTGGGGGTCCATCCGCTGGAGTCCCTGACGGCGCGCGAATATCAGTTGCTGGCGGCACTGACTTCCGGGCGCTCAAACGCACAATTGGCTTTGGAATTAGGTATTTCCATAGATACAGTGAAGTTTCACCTGAAGAACCTGTATGGCAAGCTGGCGGTCCGCAACCGGGCCCAGGCGGCGGCGCTGTTCGCCGCGCTGCGGCCGGAGAGCGCGATCCACCGCTAGCCTCCGGCGGGCCACCGCCGGGCGTCACAGGCGCCCGCGGTTCAGGCGACGGCCGGGACCTGTGGCGGCGGCGGCCGGTGAGGCCGGCGATTGGTCGCACATCGGTCATCGCCGGTCATCGCCGCTTCAATTGGCGGTTCGCCCATGCTATTCGGGCCGTCGCCAGCGAATTCGGGGCCGACGGTCAGACCACGGGTCGTAAACCGCCGGCCAGGCCCAGACACCTTCCAACCCGTCCACGGAGACACGTCACGTGAGCAACAGCGGTCGCCATTTCCTGCAGGTTCCCGGTCCGACAAATATTCCCGACCGCGTTCTCAAGGCCATCCATGCCCCCGGTGTCGATCATCGCGGGCCGCACTTCCTGCCGTTTGCCATCAAGCTGCTGGAAGACGTCAAAACCCTCTTCAAGACAAAGGAAACCGTTGCCATTTGGCCGTCCTCCGGGACCGGCGCGTGGGAAGCGGCCCTGGTCAACACCCTGTCGCCCGGCGACAAGGTTCTGATGTTCGATGCCGGCATGTTCTCCAATCTTTGGGTCAAGATGGGCAAAATGCTGCAGCTTGACGTGCAGGTGGTGGAAAATGACTGGCGGCGCGGCGCCGACCCGGCGGTGGTCGAGGAAAAGCTGACCCAGGACAAGAACCACGCCATCAAGGCCGTGTGCATCGTCCACAACGAGACGTCCAACGGGGTTCTAGCCCGGCTGGCCGATATCCGTAAGGCCATGGATGCGGCCAAGCATCCGGCGCTGCTTCTGGTGGACAGCATTTCCGGCCTCGGCTGCACCGACTACCAGCATGACCAGTGGGGCGTTGACGTGACCATCTGCGGCTCGCAGAAGGGCATGATGCTGCCCACCGGGCTCGGCTTCAACGCTATTTCGAAGAAGGCGCGCGAGGCCTACAAATCATCCAAGATGCCCCGCAGCTACTGGGACTGGGAGTGGATGACCGGCGCCTACGACAAGGGGATTTTCCCCTACACGCCGGCGGCCAGCCTGATGAATGGCCTGCGCGCCTCCATTGATATGATGCACGAAGAGGGGCTGGAGAATATTTTTGCCCGCCACAACCGGTTTGCCACAGCCACGCGCAAGGCGGTTGAGGCCTGGGGCCTGGAGGTCGTCTGCCAGGACGAGCGGGAGTTCAGCCCGTCCGTCTCCGCCATCTATCTGCCGGAAGGCCATTCGGCCGATGCTTTCCGCCGGGTCGCCTTCGAGCGCTTCAACATTTCGCTGGGTGCGGGCCTCGGCAAGTTCGCCGATCGCGTGTTCCGCATCGGCCATATGGGTGATCTTAATGAGGCCATGCTGACCGGCGCTCTCAGCTCGGTGGAAATGGGCCTGCGCGCCGCTGGTGTGCCCCATACCTCCGGTGGCGTGGACGCGGCCATCGCCCATCTGTCACAGGCCAACTGACAAACCGCCGGCCGGCAATACAAGAAACAAGGCCGTCGGCGGCACACGCCGGCGGCCTTTTCTTGCGGACACCAGGTCCAGCCGCTGTTGGAATATAACCATGCAAACGCGCTACACTAACGGCGATGACCACCCCTGAACCAGACGGCCAGGCGGCGCCCAAACCGGAAGTGAGGCATGGGCTGACAGCCCGGCTGATGGCCCGTCTGCGCACCTATCTGATCGCCGGCATCCTGGTCACCGCACCGGTCGGCCTGACTTTCTGGATGGTGTGGGCCGGTATCACCTTTGTTGACCGGCTGGTGACGCCGCTGGTACCGGTCGCCTACCGGCCCGAAACCTATCTGCCATTTTCTGTCCCCGGGCTGGGCGTCATCATTGTCGTCGTCGGCCTTGTGCTGATCGGCGCCCTGACCGCCGGGCTGGTCGGCCGGATGGTACTGCGGCTGAGTGATCGCATCGTCGCGCGCATGCCGATCGTGCGCAGCATCTACGGCACGCTGAAGCAGATTTTCGAAACGGTTTTTGCCGCCAAATCAAAGGCTTTCCGCCAGGTGGTTCTGGTGGAATATCCCCGCCGCGGGGTGTGGGCCATCGGGTTCCTGACCGGTGAAACGGAGGGCGAGGTGCAGGCGCAAACCGAAGACCCGGTGGTCAACATCTTTCTGCCGACGACCCCCAACCCGACCAGCGGCTTTCTGCTATTCCTGCCCATGAGCGAGGTGCGGGTCGTATCCATGACCGTGGAAGAGGGCATCCGCATGGTCATGTCCGGTGGCATCGTGGCGCCGCCGGACCGCCGGCCCGCCGGCGAGCGCGGCATGCCGTCGCAGACCCTGGCCGACCGTAACGCCTCAGGCGCGACTAACCGGCCTTGAGCGAATTGGCCACCGCGTCACGGTCAAACAGGTAGAGCAGAACACGCAGAGCCTGACCCCGCGCGGAGGCCAGATCGCTGTCGCGATCCAGGACAAGGCGAGCGTCATCGCGGGCGATTTCCAGCAGGTCCGCATGAACCGCCATGTCAGCCAGCCGAAAGCCGGGCAGCCCGCTCTGGCGCGTGCCCAGCAGCTCGCCGCCGCCGCGCAGTCGGAGATCCTCTTCCGCGATGCGAAATCCGTCGTCGGTTTCCCGCATGATCGACAGGCGGCGCCTGGCGGCCTCGCCCAGCGGTGCCTGGTAGAGCAGCAGGCACGACGAGGCCCCGCCGCCACGACCGACACGGCCCCGCAACTGATGGAGCTGGGCCAGGCCAAAGCGTTCGGCCTGTTCCACCACCATGATGGTCGCCTCAGGCACGTCCACTCCAACCTCGATAACGGTCGTGGCCACCAGGATATCCAGATCGCCGGCGCTGAACGCGGCCATCGCCGCCTCGCGCTCGGCCGACG includes:
- a CDS encoding DUF502 domain-containing protein encodes the protein MARLRTYLIAGILVTAPVGLTFWMVWAGITFVDRLVTPLVPVAYRPETYLPFSVPGLGVIIVVVGLVLIGALTAGLVGRMVLRLSDRIVARMPIVRSIYGTLKQIFETVFAAKSKAFRQVVLVEYPRRGVWAIGFLTGETEGEVQAQTEDPVVNIFLPTTPNPTSGFLLFLPMSEVRVVSMTVEEGIRMVMSGGIVAPPDRRPAGERGMPSQTLADRNASGATNRP
- a CDS encoding response regulator transcription factor is translated as MSEQKTEPGRPATQHSVVVADPSPLVRDALVRLFSGDPRFRLHAAVGDGEAFLDAVDQAHVALGVIGWTLPNLSGQGVLNALRHRDRKPRIVVYAGTAERDVPRQVMAAGGAGFCSRDETAEYLLSVADAVARGMMVFPFVDVRTLGVHPLESLTAREYQLLAALTSGRSNAQLALELGISIDTVKFHLKNLYGKLAVRNRAQAAALFAALRPESAIHR
- a CDS encoding D-aminoacylase codes for the protein MTTGAVTTGRADTIIRNGWVIDGSNSPRYRADVAVTDGRISAVGDLAAWSADTQLDAAGRIVSPGFIDVHTHDDCALVNTPAMTPKLSQGVTTVVVGNCGASAAPFTLAPGGWPPDPLDLLGDRGFDFPRFADYIAWLGSHPPAINAAPLVGHTTLRHRHVSDLGGAAREDEIQAMERDMAQSMADGAIGLSTGLDYKAALGSSTEEVVRLARVAAGHGGIFTCHHRAYFAGIEEALEEAFDIGHRGGLPMVVSHHQCSGRDNFGKAAPTLAQIERARRRQTIGLDVYPYAASSKTLDPNRCQPGVKVLITRCVQHPEMVGKEISQVAAEWDCATNVQAAERLVPANAVYFQLDEDDVRTIVGYPSSMIGSDGLPADDMPHPRLWGTFPRVFARYVREEAMFPTEMAVFKMTGLSARQFGFADRGFIGVGMAADIVVFDEATIDEQGTWEKPAVPAVGIDLVMVNGQAAWRQGQDTGARAGQVLRRDASVTPYPATPLYETAA
- a CDS encoding gamma-glutamyltransferase, which gives rise to MTLRSEALYTRTEIAAPRGICTGGHQAEADAGVRILQAGGNAVDALVAAGFTAFVVEPRSCGVGGYGHTSVWLAAANRFVSFDHYVRAPLKARPDMFEPDWSVPPTYYGYPHAVGRHNVTGFLAPAVPGAVAGLCDAHAMFGRLPLKRVLEPAIEAAEAGVSFTWLDKMSIADRLPEIQAVAGDAELLLRADGRVPQTPHQDPTGDVMDTSRLARLLKDIARRGKRAFHGGAFARAIGRYMAANGGILSAADLESYRTRIIEERPARYRGHHYVSCYDQVAYEALNILERYDLRKYGPDSFEYRHLMAEALAVAFTDNIAQYGDPDFVRAPVNGLASPVFAAARARGLSLRRALPRPVRVMDAWPYEESFPPPEPLPEPTATLGRTSGTSQVVAGDRWGNMAASCLSIGPGFGGMLYVPELGIFLNGSMANFDPRPGHPNSIAPGKMPIFAAPAIVAARGGRPRFAGSGSGNYRITTGVLHAMCGLIDFGQSLQQAVDSPKVHCQGQETYADVRLPARLRDRLARVGHHVVEVEEGPSRLNFGRVCAIAWNARRKVWTAGAGPVWMTGVAGY
- a CDS encoding aminotransferase class V-fold PLP-dependent enzyme; the encoded protein is MSNSGRHFLQVPGPTNIPDRVLKAIHAPGVDHRGPHFLPFAIKLLEDVKTLFKTKETVAIWPSSGTGAWEAALVNTLSPGDKVLMFDAGMFSNLWVKMGKMLQLDVQVVENDWRRGADPAVVEEKLTQDKNHAIKAVCIVHNETSNGVLARLADIRKAMDAAKHPALLLVDSISGLGCTDYQHDQWGVDVTICGSQKGMMLPTGLGFNAISKKAREAYKSSKMPRSYWDWEWMTGAYDKGIFPYTPAASLMNGLRASIDMMHEEGLENIFARHNRFATATRKAVEAWGLEVVCQDEREFSPSVSAIYLPEGHSADAFRRVAFERFNISLGAGLGKFADRVFRIGHMGDLNEAMLTGALSSVEMGLRAAGVPHTSGGVDAAIAHLSQAN